Proteins encoded in a region of the Brevundimonas vesicularis genome:
- a CDS encoding glycosyltransferase: protein MSITAVRMRIGVIAHLKYPIAEPFAGGLEMHTHLLCRQLRLNGHDVTLFAATLSDPELGLEAICDQTEIAKVGTAEAGDVAFFREHHAYLSLMSRLRRSAFDVIHNNSLHYLPVSMAETLPMPMVTTLHTPPFCWLESGIREASAPFARFVGVSEAMREQWSAVRPIDQVILNGIDLERFPWRASHDDPGHLIWYGRIVPEKGLHLALDAAALAGVALRFAGPILDQAYFDAEIAPRLTRETTYLGHLDHETLSKEIGQAAAFVCTPRWDEPYGLVVAEALACGTPVAAFARGAITEI, encoded by the coding sequence TTGTCGATCACGGCGGTACGGATGCGCATCGGCGTCATCGCACATCTCAAATATCCGATCGCAGAACCCTTCGCCGGCGGGCTGGAGATGCATACCCATCTGCTCTGTCGCCAACTGCGGCTGAACGGTCATGACGTCACTCTGTTTGCAGCGACCCTGTCCGACCCCGAGTTGGGCCTGGAGGCGATCTGCGATCAGACGGAAATCGCCAAGGTCGGGACGGCGGAGGCGGGCGACGTCGCCTTCTTCCGAGAGCATCACGCCTATCTGTCGTTGATGAGTCGGCTTCGACGCAGTGCGTTCGACGTCATCCACAACAACAGCCTGCATTATCTGCCGGTCTCGATGGCCGAGACCTTGCCGATGCCGATGGTCACCACGCTCCACACGCCGCCATTTTGCTGGTTGGAAAGCGGTATCCGCGAAGCGAGCGCGCCCTTCGCGCGGTTTGTCGGCGTTTCCGAGGCGATGCGGGAACAATGGAGCGCAGTGCGGCCGATCGATCAGGTCATTCTGAACGGGATCGACCTGGAGCGCTTTCCGTGGCGTGCGAGTCACGACGACCCTGGGCATTTGATCTGGTATGGGCGGATCGTGCCCGAGAAGGGTCTGCATCTGGCGCTGGACGCGGCGGCATTGGCGGGTGTCGCCCTGCGGTTCGCGGGCCCGATCCTGGATCAAGCCTATTTCGATGCCGAGATCGCTCCGAGGTTGACGCGCGAAACCACCTATCTCGGCCACCTCGATCACGAAACGCTGTCGAAGGAGATCGGGCAGGCGGCCGCCTTCGTCTGCACGCCGCGCTGGGACGAACCCTACGGGTTGGTGGTGGCCGAAGCGCTGGCGTGCGGCACGCCCGTCGCTGCCTTCGCGCGCGGCGCCATTACCGAGATCTGA
- a CDS encoding glycosyltransferase family 2 protein, with protein sequence MLLAALAAQNLPGRISIALCINNSTDGSLHQAQAAADRWKDRLDIVVDLQTFPEHRAHAGGARRAAMSVGLERLADQPNGVLISTDADTRPPPNWLSANLACIVSGADLVGGRLVLDEAETISADVAALRRLWDAYWREVRAIEDEIDPSPHDPAPRHGDHTGASLAITAAAYLSAGGVPEQPTSEDRALVIAALAQGARLVHPLAVWTRVSARTTGRAAGGMADDMTRLFDQARNGGPIMAPDFSHWRQRASWRRDQRHDAASARRLPALETQLPAMPLDLDLRGWADGLERAAA encoded by the coding sequence GTGCTTCTGGCCGCCCTGGCCGCACAGAATCTTCCGGGTAGGATTTCGATCGCGCTCTGCATCAATAACTCCACGGACGGTTCGCTCCATCAGGCGCAGGCAGCGGCCGATCGGTGGAAGGATCGACTGGACATCGTCGTCGATCTGCAGACCTTCCCGGAGCATCGCGCGCATGCCGGCGGCGCGCGGCGCGCGGCCATGTCCGTCGGCCTCGAGCGTCTCGCAGATCAACCCAATGGCGTTCTGATCTCGACGGACGCCGACACGCGGCCGCCGCCGAACTGGCTGTCCGCCAATCTCGCATGCATCGTGTCAGGAGCGGATTTGGTGGGCGGGCGGCTGGTGCTGGATGAAGCGGAGACGATCTCTGCGGATGTCGCGGCTCTGCGTCGACTATGGGACGCCTACTGGCGTGAAGTTCGCGCGATCGAGGACGAGATCGACCCTTCGCCCCATGATCCGGCCCCTCGGCATGGCGATCACACCGGGGCCAGCCTCGCCATCACGGCGGCGGCCTATCTGTCAGCCGGCGGCGTGCCCGAACAGCCGACAAGCGAGGACCGGGCGCTTGTGATCGCCGCTCTAGCGCAGGGGGCCAGGCTTGTTCATCCCTTGGCGGTGTGGACCCGAGTGTCGGCACGAACGACGGGCCGCGCCGCCGGGGGGATGGCGGACGATATGACCCGCTTGTTCGATCAGGCGCGGAACGGCGGTCCGATCATGGCGCCGGACTTTTCGCATTGGCGACAGCGGGCGAGCTGGCGCCGGGATCAGCGTCACGACGCGGCGAGCGCCAGGCGGCTGCCGGCATTGGAAACCCAGCTGCCCGCCATGCCGCTCGACTTGGATTTACGAGGTTGGGCCGACGGCCTTGAGAGAGCCGCAGCGTGA
- a CDS encoding glycosyltransferase: MDLEDDRPHEGDRFSGRDEAPVRPEALHYAPYYHAGVRARTARFAQWISDARPALMVIDVSVEMAMLARLCATPVVYVRLVGDRSDPAHLDAFSGAEALLAPFHKRLDGARTKEVRDKTHYFAPRRKSGLKRGSGVLVVHGRGGDPLDGAKLAAAAEATPGKMWTGVGPIEPPPIIPPNLKLAGWIDALGDEIDKAEVIVGGAGDGLLNAVISADKPFVCLPEPRAYNEQIAKAERLAVLGASIVLAQWPQAQQWPSILQSALALSPADRQQISGQGLGAAGLWLVDLASELEARR; the protein is encoded by the coding sequence GTGGATCTGGAGGATGACAGGCCCCACGAGGGAGACCGCTTCTCCGGCCGTGACGAGGCGCCTGTCCGGCCTGAGGCGCTGCATTACGCCCCCTATTACCATGCGGGCGTCCGGGCGCGGACCGCCCGGTTCGCCCAGTGGATCAGCGACGCCAGGCCGGCCTTGATGGTGATCGATGTGTCGGTCGAAATGGCGATGCTGGCTCGGCTGTGTGCGACGCCTGTGGTCTATGTCCGCCTCGTGGGCGATCGATCGGATCCGGCGCATCTGGACGCCTTCAGCGGCGCAGAAGCCTTGCTTGCGCCCTTCCATAAGCGGCTGGATGGGGCGAGGACTAAAGAGGTACGGGACAAGACGCACTACTTCGCCCCCCGGCGCAAATCAGGATTGAAGCGTGGATCAGGCGTTTTGGTCGTTCATGGGCGGGGTGGCGATCCGCTGGATGGCGCCAAGCTGGCGGCGGCTGCGGAGGCGACGCCCGGGAAGATGTGGACCGGTGTCGGGCCGATCGAGCCGCCGCCGATCATTCCGCCAAACCTGAAGCTGGCGGGCTGGATCGACGCCCTCGGCGACGAGATCGACAAGGCGGAGGTCATCGTCGGAGGCGCGGGAGACGGCCTGCTGAATGCGGTGATTTCGGCCGACAAGCCCTTTGTCTGTCTTCCCGAGCCTCGCGCCTATAATGAGCAGATCGCGAAGGCCGAACGGTTAGCGGTGCTTGGCGCCTCGATCGTCCTGGCGCAGTGGCCGCAGGCGCAGCAATGGCCGAGCATCCTTCAGTCAGCACTCGCACTGTCGCCCGCTGATCGGCAGCAGATCAGCGGGCAGGGACTCGGCGCCGCCGGACTCTGGCTTGTCGATCTCGCATCAGAGCTCGAGGCACGCCGATGA
- a CDS encoding acyl-CoA dehydrogenase family protein: MAALGARYDAAPRYPAESLTLLVSEGWGRRFAPVQSGGTAYDDPVQKALALMGALRSVGRSDLSVGRLFEGHVNALALFDWYADPAQKAWLGKVLAQGGWFGVWATEPPPGVRLVGDRLQGAKMFATGAGGLEYAIITAQPVQGERQLIVVPANDPKRADLSGWRVRGMRATTSGRYEVTGLMVNADQRLGRPGDYDREPHFTAGAWRFTAVQLGGVEGLVMAMRDALSDAARADPIQRARFADAVVATRTAWLWVREAAIRAASEAPDAGDFARATRGVVERSALDVMELAARSVGTRSAFDGERIDKITRDLSLYLRQAGPDYAKDQAAKTWLDRDLWGEGDALW; this comes from the coding sequence TTGGCGGCGCTGGGTGCGCGCTACGACGCCGCGCCGCGATATCCCGCCGAAAGTTTGACGCTGCTCGTCTCGGAGGGTTGGGGTCGACGGTTCGCTCCGGTCCAAAGCGGTGGAACGGCCTATGACGATCCAGTCCAAAAGGCCTTGGCCTTGATGGGCGCTCTACGAAGCGTGGGGCGGTCGGATCTCAGCGTCGGCCGATTGTTCGAAGGACACGTCAACGCCCTGGCGCTGTTCGACTGGTACGCGGACCCGGCCCAGAAGGCTTGGCTGGGCAAGGTCCTTGCGCAGGGCGGCTGGTTCGGCGTGTGGGCGACGGAGCCGCCGCCCGGCGTTCGTCTGGTCGGCGACCGGCTGCAGGGCGCCAAGATGTTCGCGACCGGCGCGGGCGGCCTGGAATATGCCATCATCACCGCCCAGCCGGTACAGGGCGAACGCCAGCTGATCGTCGTGCCGGCGAACGACCCGAAGAGGGCTGATTTGAGCGGGTGGCGCGTCCGCGGCATGCGCGCGACGACCAGCGGGCGCTATGAGGTGACCGGGTTGATGGTCAATGCCGATCAGCGGCTCGGAAGACCCGGAGACTATGATCGCGAACCGCATTTCACGGCCGGGGCGTGGCGGTTTACGGCGGTGCAGTTGGGCGGCGTCGAAGGCCTGGTCATGGCGATGCGCGACGCACTGTCAGACGCCGCCCGCGCCGATCCCATCCAGCGCGCGCGCTTCGCCGATGCGGTCGTTGCGACGCGGACGGCTTGGCTTTGGGTCCGCGAAGCCGCGATCCGCGCGGCGTCCGAAGCGCCGGACGCCGGGGATTTCGCCCGCGCCACGAGAGGCGTCGTCGAACGCAGCGCCCTGGATGTAATGGAGTTGGCGGCGCGGTCGGTCGGGACACGCAGCGCCTTCGACGGCGAGCGCATCGACAAGATCACCCGTGATCTCAGCCTCTATCTTCGGCAGGCCGGACCCGACTATGCGAAGGACCAGGCGGCCAAGACCTGGCTGGATCGCGATCTCTGGGGCGAGGGCGACGCCCTATGGTGA
- a CDS encoding PIG-L deacetylase family protein translates to MVNEKTGRLATLALERSPWRSARWLVIAPHADDETLGAGALIHQASEAERLAGVVILTDGAGSHDHPDLASRARLVRTRRLEAGRAVRRLAGDGAAPPVFLDWPDAQPASAGSMMFEASARRLAALCRERRVDAIAVTGPDDPHCDHQAAAQLARRAAGMARRPVAVFDYIVWGAAPSETKLRITTRPLRAGLRAYALSAHQSQLTPMLGPGFRLETQRRLQAASDTLYRRDAYG, encoded by the coding sequence ATGGTGAACGAGAAAACCGGCCGGCTGGCGACCCTGGCGCTGGAGCGTTCGCCATGGCGATCCGCGCGGTGGCTGGTCATCGCCCCGCATGCCGACGACGAGACGCTGGGCGCCGGCGCCTTGATCCATCAAGCGTCCGAGGCCGAGCGGCTGGCGGGCGTCGTGATCCTGACCGACGGTGCGGGTTCGCACGATCATCCGGATTTGGCGTCCCGAGCGAGGCTCGTCCGGACCCGACGCCTGGAGGCAGGGCGCGCCGTTCGACGGTTGGCGGGGGATGGGGCGGCGCCCCCTGTGTTTCTGGATTGGCCCGACGCCCAGCCCGCTTCTGCCGGCAGCATGATGTTCGAAGCGAGCGCGCGTCGTCTCGCGGCTTTGTGCCGCGAGCGGCGCGTCGATGCGATCGCCGTGACGGGTCCTGACGATCCCCATTGCGATCACCAGGCGGCGGCACAGCTTGCCCGCCGCGCAGCCGGTATGGCTCGCCGGCCGGTCGCCGTTTTCGATTATATCGTGTGGGGGGCGGCTCCGTCCGAGACGAAGCTGCGGATTACGACGCGACCTCTAAGGGCCGGCTTGAGGGCCTATGCCTTGTCGGCCCATCAGAGCCAGTTGACGCCGATGCTTGGACCGGGGTTTCGGCTCGAGACGCAGAGGAGGCTGCAGGCCGCCTCGGACACCCTGTATCGGCGCGACGCCTATGGCTGA